Within Massilia litorea, the genomic segment CCAGCTGGGTGGTGCTGCGCGGCGACCCGCGCCGGATTACCAAACTGGCGGAACAGGAGGAAGGCAATGCGGTCTTCGCGCTGTCGGTCACGTCGATCGGGGCAATGATCAGTCTTGCTGCGATCGTCATCGAGCTGGCCTCGGCGAAGAACATGAACGGACACCAGAGAATGACCCATTACTGGCTGACCGGCGCGACGGTGCTCGGCTCGTGGCTGCTCGTTTCGGTGGTCTACAGCTTTCACTACGCGCATCTCTACTATCGTTCGCATACGGGCACCAAGCCGCTTCGATTTCCTGACGAAACATTGGACGCCGGCTATTGGGACTTTCTGTATTTCTCGTTCACGATTGCCGTGGCGGCGCAGACCTCCGATGTCAGCATCCATTCGACGCTTGCCCGCAAGGCGGTGCTCGCGCAATCGGTGCTGGCCTTCTTCTTCAATGCCGCGATCATCGGCATGTCGATCAATATTGCCGCCGGCCTGGTCGGCAGCTAGCGCCGGCCCGCGCCTTTTTCGTCCGCCGATTCAGCCCGCAAGCGACTTTCTTCGATTCCCTCTTGCGTTCGGTCCTTGACGACCCATCTAGGGCACACGGGAAGGTCCCGCGCGACGGAGGAGAACGCATTGAAACGCATCTTTGCACTGTGGCGCGTGGTCGCCAGCCAGGACCTGCGCGTGCTATGGTTCGCGATCCGGCATGAGAAACGTCCCGGATGGCTGCTGCCCGGACTGGCTGGCCTGGCGCTGTTCGCTGTCGAGCCGCTGAATTTCGCCTTGCCCGTGATCGGCGTCGTCGACGAGTTCGTGCTGGTGCCGCTCATCCTGCATGGCATGGTGAAGATGTTGCCCGCGCACGTCCTGGAAGGTTTTGCGCGCAGTTACGCCGGACGCATGCGCCGCCGTCGCTTCACATCCTGACGCGCCTGCCTCAAGGCGATTCAGACCGGGGAACCGGCGCAAGACGCCGCGTTCCGGCCCGGCAAGCCGCAAGAAACTGCGTAACGAAGTGATCGGGGCTGACGGGCGGCGACAGCAGGAATCCCTGCATCTCCTGGCAACCTTCGGCCCGCAGGAATTCCAGCTGCTCCTGGGTTTCGACCCCTTCGGCGATGACTTCGAGCTTCAGGTTGGCCGCCATCGCCAGGATCGCGCGCACGATGGCGCAATCGTCGGCGTTGTGCGGGATGTCGCGCACGAAGCTCTGGTCGATCTTCAGGCGGTCGACCGGCATCTGCTTCAGGTAGGACAGCGACGAGTAGCCGGTGCCGAAGTCGTCCACGGCCAGCTCGACGCCCATGGCCTTGAGCTGATGGAGCTTGTCGAGCGCGTCGAGGATGTCGGAGACGACGGCGCCTTCGGTGATCTCCAGCTCGAGCAGATGCGCCGGCAGGCCGGATACGGCGAGCGCGTGCCTGACCTGGTCGGCGAAATCCGCCTGGTGCAGCTGGACCACGGAGACGTTGACGGCCATGCGCAGGTGCAGCCCGGCCGCGCGCCAGTCAGCCGCCTGGCAGCAAGCCGCCGTCAGCACCCAATTGCCGAGGCCGACGATGAAGCCGCTTTCCTCGGCCATGCGGATGAACTCCTGGGGCGGCACCATGCCCACGCCGGGCCGGTTCCAGCGCAGCAGCGCTTCGGCGCCGACAATGCCGCCGTCCGCCAGCGAGCGCTGGGGCTGATATTCCAGGCGGAACTCTTCGTGTTCGATGGCATGCCGCAGGGCGGTTTCCATGTCCAGCCGGTGTTCGACCTGGCGCGCCATCGAGCTGTCGAAGAATTGCCAGCCGTTGCGCCCGGCTGCCTTGACCCGGTACAGGGCGGTGTCGGCATTGCGCATCAGGGTCTGGCAATCGCGCCCATCCTGGGGCGACAGGGCAAGGCCCATGCTGACGGTGAGATACAGCTTGCGCCCGTCGATCGGGATCGCCCGCTCGAGCGCGGCCTGGATCCGTTCGGCGAGCTGTTCCACCTTCAGCCCGACGCGGTCTACATCCTCGACGACGATGGCGAATTCGTCTTCGCCCATCCGGGCCAGCATGTCGCCCGGATCGAGGCAGTCCTTCAGCCGCTGCGCGACGTGAACCAGCACCTCGTCGCCCAGGTCGTGGCTGAGGCTATTGTTGACGGTACTGAAGTTGTCGACGTCGACCAGGACCACCGCCGTCACCGAGCGGTTGTGCCGGGCCAGCACCAGGGCGTGTTCGAGATGGTCGGCCAGGGCGCGCCGGCTCGGCAGCCGGGTCAGGGGATCGACGTGGATCGCCTCGAACAGCTGCAGCTCGGATTCCTTGTGGGCCGTGATGTCGGTCGTGACCCCGCGCACGTGCAGTCCTCCTGCGGGACTGTCGGCCAACATGATATTGCTCCGAAGCCAAATGTCCCTGCCGTCCGGCGCCAGGATGTGGTGCTCGATCGGCTTCATGAGCCGCGGGCCGCCGAGGTTCAGCATGGGCTCGGACCGCTTGCCGTCGGGCGTGGTACACAGGCGCTCGCGCCAGAACTGCGGCTCCGCCATCCATTGTTCGGCCGGATAACCGGAAATGGCGGCGGCGTTGCCGCTGACGTAAGTGAAGCGGAAATCCGGCAGCGCCGCCTCCCACACGATGCCGTCGATGCCGTCGACCAGTTCCTGGAAACGGCGGCGCGCGGTGTCCAGCTCCTGGTTGCGCCTGGCCAGGCCGCCCTGGACCGCTTCGAGGTCGGCCAGCCGCAGCCACAGGAAGCGCAGCAGGGCCAGCAGCATCACCGTCGACAGCGCGCCGAGGCCGGCGAACTGCAGGCTGCGCGTCACCCAGGGTTGCAGCACTTCGTCGCGCCCGATGCTGGCTACCGCGACGATCGGCGACTGCGCCAGGCTCGCATAGCCGACCACGCGCGCGGAGCCGTCGATGGTGCTGCGCTCGGTTTCGTAGACGCCGACGGGCGCATGGCC encodes:
- a CDS encoding DUF1345 domain-containing protein: MSAASARPAAGKCFYRAHTISLIVLPMSTAYFRNRHRLFHSHPRLTGAFATGVIAGALLPHAWGLSFRCLVGWNIAVWLYLGMTSWVVLRGDPRRITKLAEQEEGNAVFALSVTSIGAMISLAAIVIELASAKNMNGHQRMTHYWLTGATVLGSWLLVSVVYSFHYAHLYYRSHTGTKPLRFPDETLDAGYWDFLYFSFTIAVAAQTSDVSIHSTLARKAVLAQSVLAFFFNAAIIGMSINIAAGLVGS
- a CDS encoding bifunctional diguanylate cyclase/phosphodiesterase codes for the protein MVLRSARKLRRGLIALSIALPGLYAVSAGTAIVQDYRSTITQAESDMRNIAATLHEHAMRTFGEADTRLRVAMAEIERRGLAPVPADERALHDILVAAGGDSPLAGSAGVMAPDGEIRASAYAYPSVPADGRDRDYYAWLSTHRERGMYLSRSVRSRSNARWVVPVARRIDNPDGSLKMIVNFGVDMAYFDRFYRSLRLGESSRLVLVRRDGWVITETPLSAGVMDRNLASTWPFRVLGHAPVGVYETERSTIDGSARVVGYASLAQSPIVAVASIGRDEVLQPWVTRSLQFAGLGALSTVMLLALLRFLWLRLADLEAVQGGLARRNQELDTARRRFQELVDGIDGIVWEAALPDFRFTYVSGNAAAISGYPAEQWMAEPQFWRERLCTTPDGKRSEPMLNLGGPRLMKPIEHHILAPDGRDIWLRSNIMLADSPAGGLHVRGVTTDITAHKESELQLFEAIHVDPLTRLPSRRALADHLEHALVLARHNRSVTAVVLVDVDNFSTVNNSLSHDLGDEVLVHVAQRLKDCLDPGDMLARMGEDEFAIVVEDVDRVGLKVEQLAERIQAALERAIPIDGRKLYLTVSMGLALSPQDGRDCQTLMRNADTALYRVKAAGRNGWQFFDSSMARQVEHRLDMETALRHAIEHEEFRLEYQPQRSLADGGIVGAEALLRWNRPGVGMVPPQEFIRMAEESGFIVGLGNWVLTAACCQAADWRAAGLHLRMAVNVSVVQLHQADFADQVRHALAVSGLPAHLLELEITEGAVVSDILDALDKLHQLKAMGVELAVDDFGTGYSSLSYLKQMPVDRLKIDQSFVRDIPHNADDCAIVRAILAMAANLKLEVIAEGVETQEQLEFLRAEGCQEMQGFLLSPPVSPDHFVTQFLAACRAGTRRLAPVPRSESP